A single Pseudomonas brassicacearum DNA region contains:
- a CDS encoding addiction module antidote protein has product MSQHLTTFDMAALLDSDEAISEYLSQVLADGDSEEFLRAIGYVAKARGMAQIAKDSGMGRESLYKAFAPGSKPRFDTVLKVIHALGIDLHAQPGHAANHSPA; this is encoded by the coding sequence ATGAGCCAACACCTGACGACATTTGACATGGCGGCACTTCTCGATAGCGACGAAGCAATCAGCGAATACCTTTCTCAGGTGCTGGCTGATGGCGATAGCGAGGAGTTTCTCCGAGCGATTGGCTATGTGGCCAAGGCCCGCGGCATGGCGCAGATCGCTAAAGACTCTGGCATGGGGCGAGAAAGCTTGTACAAGGCGTTCGCACCCGGATCAAAGCCGAGATTTGATACCGTACTCAAGGTCATTCATGCGCTAGGCATTGATCTTCATGCGCAGCCTGGGCATGCAGCTAATCATTCACCGGCCTGA
- a CDS encoding type II toxin-antitoxin system Phd/YefM family antitoxin yields MQNILADVAVSVSELKKNPSSVLSGANGLPVAVLNHNRVVGYMVPANVYEAMVERLDELELVHLAKARLDANETPVRVSLDDLIGEAEADIANGR; encoded by the coding sequence ATGCAAAATATTCTGGCCGATGTGGCCGTCAGCGTATCTGAACTCAAGAAGAACCCATCTTCCGTCTTGAGCGGCGCCAATGGCTTGCCTGTGGCCGTGCTGAACCACAACCGCGTTGTGGGCTATATGGTCCCCGCGAATGTTTATGAGGCGATGGTCGAGCGCCTGGACGAACTGGAACTCGTACACCTGGCCAAGGCACGGCTCGACGCCAACGAAACACCTGTTCGCGTATCTCTCGACGATCTGATTGGCGAGGCCGAAGCAGATATAGCCAACGGGCGTTGA
- a CDS encoding type II toxin-antitoxin system RelE family toxin: MGSEALKELRKLDGAIRLQFLKKLQQRQTGPRVPGDALHGMKDCYKIKLRGAGYRLVYRVEDERIVILVLAVGKRERSSVYEQAGNR; the protein is encoded by the coding sequence GTGGGATCCGAAGCGTTGAAAGAACTGCGAAAGCTGGACGGTGCAATTCGTCTCCAGTTTCTCAAAAAGCTTCAGCAGCGGCAGACCGGCCCGCGAGTGCCAGGCGATGCGCTCCACGGCATGAAGGATTGCTACAAGATCAAATTGCGCGGCGCCGGCTACCGACTTGTGTACCGCGTTGAGGATGAGCGAATTGTCATCTTGGTGCTAGCCGTCGGTAAGCGCGAGCGAAGCTCGGTGTACGAGCAGGCTGGGAACCGATAG